A window of the Enterobacteriaceae bacterium 4M9 genome harbors these coding sequences:
- the glgP gene encoding glycogen phosphorylase codes for MNAPFSYASPTLSVEALKNSIAYKLMFTLGKDPAIANKHEWLNATLFAVRDRMVERWLRSNRAQLSQEVRQVYYLSMEFLIGRTLSNALLSLGIYDDVKSALEAMGLDLEELIDEENDPGLGNGGLGRLAACFLDSLAALQLPGRGYGIRYEYGMFRQNIVEGRQKESPDYWLEYGNPWEFERYNTRYKVRFGGRVQLEGKKTRWLETEEIIAVAHDQIIPGYDTDATNTLRLWRAQASSEINLGKFNQGDYFAAVEDKNHSENVSRVLYPDDSTYSGRELRLRQEYFLVSATIQDILHRHYLLHKTYDNLADKIAIHLNDTHPVLSIPELMRLLIDEHKFSWDDAFDVACQVFSYTNHTLMSEALETWPVDMLGKILPRHLQIIFEINDFFLKTLQEQYPNDIGLLGRASIIDEGNGRRVRMAWLAVVVSHKVNGVSELHSNLMVQSLFADFARIFPTRFCNVTNGVTPRRWLALANPALSNVLDENIGHNWRTDLSQLSELKQHIDYPAVNEAVREAKLENKRRLATWIAIHMDVVVNANALFDVQIKRIHEYKRQLMNVLHVITRYNRIKAEPDADWVPRVVVFAGKAASAYYMAKHIIHLINDVAEVVNHDPQIKDRLKVVFIPNYSVSLAQLIIPAADLSEQISLAGTEASGTSNMKFALNGAMTIGTLDGANVEMREHVGEENFFIFGNTAEQVEALRKRGYNPREFYDKDEELRQALTQIGTGVFSASEPGRYRDLVDSLLNFGDHYQLLADYRSYVDCQDRVDELYRQPELWAASAMHNIANMGYFSSDRTIQEYAKSIWHIDPVRL; via the coding sequence ATGAACGCACCTTTCAGTTACGCGTCACCCACGCTCAGCGTTGAGGCACTTAAGAACTCTATCGCCTATAAGCTGATGTTCACACTCGGTAAAGATCCGGCCATTGCCAACAAGCACGAGTGGCTTAACGCCACGCTGTTTGCAGTGCGTGACCGCATGGTGGAGCGCTGGCTGCGTTCAAACCGGGCGCAGCTGTCCCAGGAAGTGCGTCAGGTGTATTACCTGTCGATGGAGTTCCTGATTGGCCGCACGTTGAGTAATGCACTGCTGTCGCTGGGCATTTACGACGATGTGAAAAGCGCGCTGGAGGCGATGGGGCTGGACCTGGAGGAGCTGATTGATGAAGAAAATGACCCAGGCCTTGGCAACGGCGGCCTGGGGCGGCTCGCGGCCTGTTTCCTGGACTCGCTGGCCGCACTCCAGCTACCGGGGCGCGGTTACGGCATTCGCTATGAGTACGGCATGTTTCGCCAGAACATCGTTGAAGGGCGACAGAAAGAGTCACCGGATTACTGGCTGGAGTACGGCAACCCGTGGGAGTTTGAGCGCTACAACACGCGCTATAAGGTGCGTTTTGGCGGGCGTGTGCAGCTCGAAGGCAAGAAAACGCGCTGGCTGGAAACCGAAGAAATCATCGCCGTCGCCCACGATCAAATCATCCCCGGCTATGACACCGACGCCACCAACACATTAAGGCTGTGGCGTGCCCAGGCGAGTAGCGAAATCAACCTTGGTAAGTTTAACCAGGGCGACTACTTTGCGGCGGTGGAAGACAAAAACCATTCCGAGAACGTCTCCCGCGTGCTGTATCCCGACGACTCCACCTATTCCGGGCGTGAGTTGCGTCTGCGTCAGGAGTATTTTCTGGTGTCTGCCACCATTCAGGACATCCTGCACCGCCATTATCTGCTGCATAAAACCTACGACAACCTGGCAGACAAAATCGCTATTCACCTTAACGACACGCACCCGGTGCTGTCGATTCCTGAACTGATGCGTCTTTTGATTGATGAGCACAAGTTCAGTTGGGATGACGCGTTTGACGTGGCCTGTCAGGTGTTCTCTTACACCAACCACACGCTGATGAGCGAGGCGCTGGAGACCTGGCCAGTGGATATGCTCGGCAAGATCCTGCCGCGCCATTTGCAGATAATCTTTGAAATTAACGACTTCTTCCTGAAAACGTTGCAGGAGCAGTACCCGAACGACATTGGGCTGCTGGGCCGCGCGTCGATTATTGACGAAGGCAACGGTCGCCGGGTGCGCATGGCGTGGCTGGCGGTGGTGGTAAGCCACAAGGTTAATGGCGTGTCGGAACTCCATTCGAATCTGATGGTGCAGTCGCTGTTTGCTGATTTTGCCCGTATCTTCCCGACGCGTTTTTGCAATGTGACCAACGGGGTCACGCCGCGCCGTTGGCTGGCGCTGGCCAACCCCGCGCTGTCGAACGTGCTCGATGAGAATATCGGCCACAACTGGCGCACCGATCTCAGCCAGCTTAGCGAGCTTAAGCAGCACATTGATTACCCGGCGGTGAACGAGGCGGTACGCGAAGCCAAGCTTGAAAACAAGCGGCGGCTGGCAACCTGGATTGCGATTCATATGGACGTGGTGGTTAACGCCAACGCGCTCTTTGATGTACAGATTAAGCGCATCCATGAATACAAGCGCCAGTTGATGAACGTGTTGCATGTGATAACCCGCTACAACCGCATTAAGGCTGAGCCAGACGCCGACTGGGTGCCGCGTGTGGTGGTGTTTGCCGGTAAGGCGGCGTCGGCGTATTACATGGCCAAGCATATTATTCATTTGATTAATGATGTGGCTGAGGTGGTAAACCACGATCCGCAGATTAAGGACCGGCTGAAGGTGGTGTTCATTCCCAACTACAGCGTCAGCCTGGCGCAGCTTATTATTCCGGCCGCCGACCTCTCCGAGCAGATTTCGCTTGCAGGCACCGAGGCATCCGGCACCAGCAATATGAAGTTTGCGCTCAACGGTGCGATGACCATCGGTACGCTCGACGGCGCGAACGTGGAAATGCGCGAGCATGTAGGCGAGGAGAATTTCTTTATCTTCGGCAACACCGCAGAGCAGGTTGAGGCGCTGCGCAAGCGCGGTTATAACCCGCGTGAGTTTTATGACAAGGACGAGGAGTTGCGCCAGGCGCTAACCCAAATTGGTACCGGTGTATTCAGCGCCAGCGAGCCAGGGCGCTACCGCGACCTGGTCGATTCACTGCTCAACTTTGGCGACCATTATCAGCTACTGGCAGATTACCGCAGCTATGTGGATTGCCAGGATCGCGTGGACGAGTTATATCGCCAGCCGGAGCTATGGGCGGCGAGTGCGATGCATAATATTGCCAATATGGGGTATTTTTCGTCAGACCGCACGATTCAGGAGTATGCAAAGAGTATCTGGCATATTGACCCGGTGCGCTTATAG
- the glgC gene encoding glucose-1-phosphate adenylyltransferase yields MVRLEKDDEIMLARQLPRRSVALILAGGRGTRLKDLTATRAKPAVHFGGKFRIIDFALSNCINSGIRRIGVITQYQSHTLVQHIQRGWSLFKEDMNEFVDLLPAQQRVNGETWYRGTADAVTQNLDIIRRYRADFIVILAGDHIYKQDYSRMLIDHVKKGARCTVACLPVPIGEASSFGVIAVDEDERIVDFVEKPACPPPMPGDPTQALASMGIYVFDADYLYALLEDDDKDPNSSHDFGKDILPRVTQAGEAFAHPFPLSCVQSDPDSPVYWRDVGTLDAYWKANLDLASVTPELDMYDQRWPIRTHMESLPPAKFVQDRSGSHGMTLNSLVSGGCIISGSVVVQSVLFPRVRVNSFCNIDSSVLLPDVNIGRSCRLRRCVIDRACVLPEGMVIGENAQEDARRFYRSEEGIVLVTREMLARLEP; encoded by the coding sequence ATGGTCAGGCTCGAAAAGGATGATGAAATCATGCTGGCACGCCAGTTACCGCGCCGTTCGGTGGCGCTGATTCTGGCGGGCGGGCGCGGCACGCGTTTAAAAGACCTCACCGCCACCCGTGCGAAACCCGCTGTGCACTTTGGCGGCAAGTTTCGCATTATTGATTTCGCACTTTCCAACTGCATTAACTCGGGGATTCGCCGCATCGGCGTTATCACCCAGTATCAGTCGCACACGCTGGTGCAGCATATCCAGCGCGGCTGGTCGCTGTTCAAAGAAGACATGAACGAATTTGTTGACCTGCTGCCTGCACAGCAGCGCGTAAATGGCGAGACCTGGTATCGCGGCACTGCGGATGCCGTGACGCAGAATCTTGACATCATTCGCCGCTACCGCGCGGATTTTATCGTCATTCTGGCAGGCGATCACATCTACAAGCAGGACTATTCGCGCATGCTTATTGACCATGTGAAGAAGGGCGCGCGCTGTACGGTTGCCTGTCTTCCGGTGCCGATAGGCGAAGCCTCGTCCTTTGGCGTCATCGCGGTGGATGAAGACGAACGAATTGTCGATTTTGTCGAGAAACCGGCTTGCCCGCCGCCCATGCCCGGCGACCCGACGCAGGCGCTGGCGAGCATGGGTATTTACGTGTTTGATGCGGATTATCTCTACGCGCTGCTGGAGGACGACGATAAAGACCCGAACTCCAGCCACGACTTTGGCAAAGATATCCTGCCGCGGGTGACGCAAGCCGGTGAGGCGTTTGCCCATCCGTTCCCGCTCTCCTGCGTGCAGTCAGACCCGGACTCGCCGGTGTACTGGCGCGATGTGGGTACGCTGGATGCCTACTGGAAGGCCAATCTCGACCTCGCCTCGGTAACGCCGGAGCTGGATATGTATGACCAGCGCTGGCCGATTCGCACCCACATGGAATCGCTGCCGCCTGCCAAGTTTGTGCAGGACCGCTCCGGTAGTCACGGCATGACGCTCAACTCGCTGGTGTCCGGCGGCTGCATTATTTCCGGCTCGGTAGTGGTGCAGTCGGTGCTGTTCCCGCGCGTGCGGGTGAACTCATTTTGCAATATTGACTCGTCGGTGCTGTTGCCGGACGTCAACATTGGCCGCTCCTGTCGTCTGCGCCGCTGCGTGATTGACCGCGCCTGCGTGCTGCCAGAAGGCATGGTGATTGGCGAAAACGCGCAGGAGGATGCGCGTCGTTTTTACCGCTCCGAAGAGGGCATTGTGCTGGTGACCCGGGAAATGCTCGCCAGGCTGGAACCATAG
- the glgA gene encoding glycogen synthase GlgA produces MRVLHVCSELFPLLKTGGLADVIGALPAAQIACGVDARVLLPAFPDVRRGIADARQVAQRETFAGTMTLLYGHFNGVGIYLIDAPHLYERPGSPYHDTHQHAYADNVLRFALLGWAGCEMACGLDPFWRPEVVHAHDWHAGLAPAYLAARGHPARSVFTVHNLAYKGQFYAHHMNDIGLPWSFYNMHGLEFHGQISFLKAGLFYADHITAVSPTYAREITQPQYGYGLEGLLSQRHREGRLSGILNGVDENIWDPAHDLLLASRYTRDTLEEKAENKHQLQVSMGLKVNEKAPLFAVVSRLTHQKGLDLVLEALPGLLEQGGQLVLLGAGDAVLQEGFLAAAAEHPGQVGVQIGYHEAFSHRIMGGADVILVPSRFEPCGLTQLYGLKYGTLPLVRRTGGLADTVSDSSLENLADGVASGFVFEDSNAWSLLRAIRRAFVLWSRPSLWRFVQRQAMSMDFSWQIAAQSYRDLYQRLL; encoded by the coding sequence ATGCGGGTTTTACATGTTTGTTCAGAACTGTTTCCGCTGCTAAAAACCGGCGGCCTGGCGGATGTCATTGGCGCCTTACCTGCCGCGCAGATTGCCTGCGGTGTGGATGCGCGCGTGCTGCTGCCAGCGTTTCCTGATGTGCGTCGCGGCATTGCTGATGCCCGCCAGGTGGCGCAGCGTGAGACCTTTGCCGGAACCATGACGCTGTTGTACGGGCATTTTAACGGCGTGGGTATTTACCTGATTGATGCGCCGCATCTCTATGAGCGCCCCGGCAGCCCCTATCACGATACGCATCAGCACGCGTACGCGGACAATGTGCTGCGCTTTGCGCTGCTCGGCTGGGCGGGCTGTGAAATGGCCTGCGGACTGGATCCGTTCTGGCGACCGGAGGTGGTACATGCCCATGACTGGCACGCCGGGCTGGCGCCGGCCTACCTTGCCGCACGCGGTCACCCGGCACGTTCGGTGTTTACCGTCCATAATCTTGCGTATAAGGGCCAGTTTTATGCGCACCATATGAATGACATTGGTCTGCCGTGGTCGTTCTACAACATGCACGGGCTGGAGTTTCACGGACAAATTTCGTTTCTCAAGGCCGGGTTGTTTTATGCCGACCACATTACTGCCGTCAGCCCCACCTACGCACGGGAAATCACCCAGCCGCAGTACGGTTACGGGCTGGAAGGGCTGTTGAGCCAGCGCCACCGTGAAGGCAGGCTCTCGGGCATCCTGAATGGCGTGGATGAGAACATCTGGGACCCGGCGCACGACCTGCTGCTGGCCTCGCGCTACACCCGCGATACGCTGGAGGAAAAAGCCGAGAACAAGCACCAGTTGCAGGTATCGATGGGGCTTAAGGTGAACGAGAAAGCGCCGCTGTTTGCCGTAGTAAGCCGCCTCACCCACCAGAAGGGGCTGGACCTGGTGCTGGAGGCGCTGCCGGGATTGCTGGAGCAGGGCGGTCAACTGGTGCTGCTGGGGGCGGGAGATGCGGTGTTGCAGGAAGGCTTTCTTGCCGCGGCAGCCGAGCATCCCGGTCAGGTGGGGGTGCAGATTGGCTATCACGAGGCGTTCTCACACCGCATTATGGGTGGGGCCGATGTGATTCTGGTGCCAAGCCGCTTTGAGCCGTGCGGGCTGACTCAGTTGTACGGCCTGAAGTACGGCACGCTGCCGCTGGTGCGCCGCACCGGCGGGCTTGCGGATACGGTGTCAGACAGTTCGCTGGAAAACCTGGCCGATGGTGTGGCCAGCGGCTTTGTATTTGAAGACAGTAACGCCTGGTCGCTGCTGCGTGCCATCAGGCGGGCTTTCGTGTTGTGGTCCCGTCCGTCGCTGTGGCGTTTTGTGCAGCGCCAGGCGATGAGCATGGATTTTAGCTGGCAGATTGCGGCGCAGTCCTACCGCGATCTTTATCAACGCTTGTTGTAA